A window of Gossypium raimondii isolate GPD5lz chromosome 7, ASM2569854v1, whole genome shotgun sequence genomic DNA:
GCTAGCAGATGAGGATGTAAAAGCACCTAATATGTTTGAAAGAGCAAAGGAAGAGATTGAAGCTGTGATTCATGTTGGGAAAATACATCCTTTTGGTAAGGAAACTCATGGGAAGCGAGATGATATTAATGAAAACACCCCATTGGATGATGTGAAAGCTCCTAATGTGTTTGAAAGAGTAAAGGAGGAGTTTGAGGCCCTTGTTGAAACAGTCCATCACAAAAAAGAGTCTCAAACTCATGTTGATGAAAGGTTGGGATCCAATTTTTATCATTGGAAATTGAATATGAGAATCTATTAATGCCTTAGGGCTAGCTTActattgaagttgaaaattacttttgaaaagtgctatGAAAAAgagcttttgaaaagtttgatagtgtttattattattgtcaaaaagtgtttttgagaaGATAAAATGTTAACTTTAATATGATGTTGTAAAGTGAAAGATTTAATGGGGGGATAAAAAGGTAACTTCATCGAAAGACTTTTTCAAAAGTGTTAGAGTTCTagtttaaaatcaatatttggtttgaaaagttgattatttaccaattttttgtttaaaatcaaGGTGTGGGTTAAACAGTATTTTTCAACTTCAATAGTAAACAAAGTCTTGGAGCggacttttattttttctatatgtTTAATTTCACTTCACACTGAATTTTCAGGGACCATTCTGACAAGGGACAAGCAAAACATGACAAACCAGGTTCTTTTGCTAATTTCCTGGCTCATACTTATATCTTAATAGTCAAAATATGCTATCAAGACCTCAGTATTTTCcgttaaaattttctcactATCGAATATGCATTTTGAGTTTATAATGAATTGCTTCTGGAAGTTAATATCATTGCATAGGTGCATTGATGGTAAATTTTGACTCTAAAGTTAGTATGATAGCATAGCTGTATTGATGGcaaattttgacagaaaatacTAACTATGTCAAttattgaacttgaatttttaagttaaaaaaagtaaaaaggatTCAACTTTTAACCTTTTAAGCACAGGAActaaaagaagtaaaaaaaaaaaaaagaaggaaagtgAGACCCTTTTCCGTGTTTAgataagtattttatttaagcAAGAGAAAGCAAAGGTGCTTTCCCTTGAAACACTTTACctcaattttggaaaataaaatttgaaataccATTTTATCTtgtctatttttacattattagaaaataaaaatatgaaatcccATTTTATCttgtctatttttacataattagaAAATATCATTGTAATCaatcatttccttttctttcccctttttaacCAAAGTTTGTGAGAGTTCATTTACTTTCCTTTCCTTACTCAGTTTATCCATcctaacaaaataaatatatatcattttttttcctttataatcGATCAAACTTCATTCAAGCACAGATTGATGACATATTTTGACCTTTCTTATATACATTTTTGTCGTTTAAAGTGTCATGAACTTATGATGATGAACATTGTGTtgtgcttactttgtgttacaTGTTACTAGAAAATGGTGTCAAGGCCCCTAATTTGATTGAAAGAGCTAAGGAAGAGATAGGGGCCATCTTGCACCATGACAAATCATCAAACCATCACCACAAAGAAACTCATGGGAAGAGTAATGATATTGATGAAACCACCCCACTAAATGAAGTTAAAGCACCTAATGTGTTTGAAAGGGCTAAAGAAGAAATCGAAGCTATTGTCGGAACAATCCATCCAAAGATAGGATCAAATGATTCTGGTTCCGAATTGAAGGAAGGAGGGTTCAGACATTGCCTTGGAATGGGATTGGAAAAAGTATGCCATCCCTGGGGCAGCAAGAGAGATTAATGGCAAGCTTTTGTATGGTTTGGATTCTTACCTATTTGTTTACTGAAAAAATCCCATGAAAACATTAAGATATCATTGTACTCTTTGTCGATGTTTGCTTTGAGATTTTGGTGAATCCAATGTCTTCTCCATTCCTTTTCCCGATTTGATTCGACGCAGAGGTGCTCGTGTCTTTGGAAGTTGCTTATGTTAGACTTTGCTGGTTGTCTGTTttttttaatcacaatttatcCCATTCATTGATCACATATGCTGGTATTTCTTTAACCATAGATGTTTTCACAATTTTGTATCATATCCATGATTTCCTTATGGTTGATATTTATTGTTGAATGctcaaaatttaatgaaaatattaagtaaaattgtactttaccCCCTCCCAAAAAAGTATTATGCATTGCTCCTTTCCTAAAGTAATTTTTTGGTTTCACCACTACTTCCTCAAAAGTGTTTTAGGCGTTTTTACTATATAATGCTAAGGCGTGCAAGCACAGGCACGGGCACGCCTTGACAACACTGATTTATGTTCCCTCACAAAATATGGTCCTGGCCTGTTTTGAAACTTATCTTGCATTTTTGCAGTTGTAGTGGCGAACTTTATATGCCCCATGGAAGCAAATGAAGGATATGGAACATCTTTGACTGCACATAAGCCAGCATAAAATCTAGCAATTTCAAATGGTGAGCAAAGaaacttatttgtttttttttatacaatgcctagaactacccataatcTCTTTCCAACCAGAATTTCATTGGCTTTGAAAGTACTTCATAGAACATATAGTTACGAGCGAACAAAAGTTGATTTAAATTGAGTTAACAGTTAACCAATGATTAATTTAGTTTTGTAGTGATTAAAAATaggttaattttgttgattattagttataatattttataaccgAACTAATTCATTTAACTGACTCttaatatacattattttaaatattttaaatatttatgatatataatgtataaatttttgaacaagAC
This region includes:
- the LOC105793061 gene encoding uncharacterized protein LOC105793061, with protein sequence MPKSNSSNSSSDEDVKAPNMFERAKEEIEAVIHVGKIHPFGKETHGKRDDINENTPLDDVKAPNVFERVKEEFEALVETVHHKKESQTHVDERDHSDKGQAKHDKPENGVKAPNLIERAKEEIGAILHHDKSSNHHHKETHGKSNDIDETTPLNEVKAPNVFERAKEEIEAIVGTIHPKIGSNDSGSELKEGGFRHCLGMGLEKVCHPWGSKRD